AATTACTTCTTGGACATAATTGCTCCACCTTGCATATGGAAAACAAGAAATGAGCAGCTTTTCAAATTCAATGGCCTTTGATTTATAAAGCATCCACTCATCAGGGGTTTGTTGGAACTGAAAATCGTAGTCATAAATCTTAAATAAGTGAGCAGCtttccaaagttttgctttTGGTCCTCAGATTCAAGAAGATGAGGAATGTGTTTCTCATTTTTCTGAGAGAACAAAATTCTGGCATAGTTACCTGGCAACATTAAGCAAGGATTAATTCTTATTGTAGCTTTAAGATGTGCATTAAGCTGGTTTGTTGCTTGCTCATTGTGATATTTGATGTCAACCGTTTCATTCCACTGAGTGATACCAGCAATTTCCCTTATAAGTAACTTGTAACAAAACGTTCCCACATTTATTCTTGCATGGGTAGCATCAACTTTGTGCTCAGAATACTCTATGTTTAGCACTGAGTGAGTTTTGACACCCTTTGCAACTGCAGAAAGTTGTGCTTGTGTAAGCTTATTGGGATTAAAGTGAAGATCTGCAATTTGTTTTGTCTCTTCCAGTGTGcgacaaattttaaatttatcaaGGTCAGTTTTTGTGGAATCTTGCGTGGCATAGCACAAGTCGCAAACGTATCATGATCCTGCCCCCTGCAGCCCATCAACACGAGTACGTTTTTCATCTTCCATATAATTaataaatttgattttaaaatctCTCCACACAGGTCCAATTTGTACACTGAGaaaattttgagaaatttgTTCACGTTCTTTTTCAACTGGTATTACACACATGACCATTGTTGCTGTCTGATTTTCATCGCATACTGCTTCAATTAAAGTTTTATTGGTACGAACAGAACCAGGTTTATCCTCCTCCCAGACAGTAAATATTCCTTGTTTTGTTCAACTGTCACATTAAGAATACAGAACGAATATTTAAAGGCTTTGTCTTCCAAGTATGTATCACCACCATCTTTTACAAGCACATATAAAGTGTGGGATTTTCTGCTATGCCCAGGCTGTCTAGCCCCTTATCAATTTCACCAGCCAACTCTTGCATAGACTTTGCTATGGCATCTCTGTAGCTCCATCGAGCTCCCACATTATTTGGTTCAGGGAATTGTGTGGCACAGATACACATGCATTATGGGCCATTATAATATCTCCTTTGTTCTCTTTAATTGTGTAGTTTACCCATGATGGAAGGTAGGTTTCCTCGACTTTATCCAGTGAGTAAAGTGGTTTGTAAATGAATTGATTTTTGCTGCTTAAAAGTCATATTGCGTCTTGTATTGGTTTTTTGTCTGAAGCATGTCAATTTGGTTAGCAAGGCATTCATCGactgttaaaacattttcagtCTGTTCTGCCCACAAACTGTTGattttttttgctaattaaTTCAGCCTTGCCTTTGTCAAATAATGTTGCTGTCAACatagaaaacaaaacatcttcTACTTCTTCATTGCTTGATTCACAGAAGTCTGACAGGTTTTCATTCATCTCTCTCAGCCTACCTTGTCGTGAGACATGGtataatttcattttattgtagCTCCCCCTCTTTCTCTTCCCCCTTGAAAACCGGCAACCCTTTTCATGATCGTTAATGTCACttattttaagtgtttcctCACAGCCATTTAATGGATAGCCATTTAATGCAGCGTATTGTAAGTAAATCAAACATTGCTAACATTTGCTGAAGCAATGGCAGAATATCCTCAGCTTCTACAAACTGGCGGCATGAGGGGCATACGCCATTGCATGCTAACCAGTGTTGAACACAATGCTCACAGAAGACATGGTGACAGTTACTTAATATAATTGCCTGTGTTGGAATATCCATACAAATATTGCACTGAAATATCTGTGCAAATTGTTGGTGTGCGAATCTGTCAAGTGGAATACCAGTGAGCTCAATCGTATCTCCCTCAAATGGACTAGAGACAGTAGCTTCCTCATCAGTAACAATTTTTGAAGTAGAGGCCTCACTGGAAGTTGAGCTTGACATGCTTTGGGGCTGCTAAATTGCTGAAAAGTTGTCTGGAAGGCTTTTTTTTACCTCCAGCTCCAGCTGCGTGCTCACTAGCAATTTCACATATTGACTACCAGAATCATGGGCCCTTTTCTTTCGAGGACTCTTTCTTACATTTCTGCTACAAATTGGGCATTCTCCCTCTTTTATGTAAGATTCATGCGTCAGGAACACAGAGAATTTTCCTTTGTCACCAGGGAACTTTAATTGGCGATCATTTCTGTTCTTTGATTTCTTGAACCGTTCAAGTTTAGCAACACAGCATTGACACAAAAAGATTGGGTCCTTTGCCTCAGTATCACTACTTATATCTCAGCCATCAACAAATAGCAGCTCCTTAGAAAAATCAGCAGCAAGCTTCGGTTTATGCCTACTTGTTTCCAAGTTAAGTTTGACAAAGTTTCCACTTCGCTGACAAAATGAAGCAAGTTTGTCCTtgtgaaacttgatttccaTGTTTGAAACTACAGCGATGGTAACCAATCAGAGATCAATAAAATGCTAGAAATGTCAAACTTGTTCCGATCTTCGTTCCTGCTTCGTTACACAGAAGAACCACATTAAAAATCGCACATTGTTATAAACTACACATCAAGAATTGGTGAATTTCAGTTTGTTTAGTGAAAATTTCGTTGGTCAACGGTTTGTGTCAGCGTCTGGTGTAGCCAAAGCGAAAGTTGCAAGACTTTGGTTTCGCAGAAGACTACGGAAGGTAGGGAAGCGAAGTTGATGTGAAGGTGAGTTGAGAGCATAATTTTGAGTAGTTGGTTTTTTGTCTGGATTGTCTTTCGCGTTGTTGTTCCCATGACTTTCAAATTACTATAAAACGTTGGACCAAgtacagaattcagggccacttCTGAAGCACTAATATGCGAGTGACTCGGCAGCTCGACTCGCCAATCGGTCCCACTGTTTGAAGAATGAGTATTATGTTTTATTGGCTGGAGGGCTCTCAAGTTGACTACAGAGCCACCGAGCCACTTGTGTATTGCTTGTTTAGAAGTGGCCTTGTATTCTGTAGTTTATCCCAAAACTTTATTTTTGGGCATATAAAGAAGATTATCTACATGTAAGCTTAAAAGAACGAAAAACACGCTCTCACAACCGTAGATGGAAGAAAACAGTTGAACCCAGTTATAAACTTCTGTCATTGCTGACGAGCCTAAGCGAGGCAGCAGCTTATTCTTCATATTaacgaaaaaaatcaaaatttgtgggATGTAAGATCGGAAGTATGCGCAGTCAGTTGTGGTGTTATTATGtctattaattatatagctggTAGTTAATCCACAATTGTCAGCATAGCTATTCGTTAATTCTTTAAACTGTCCAATTAAGGATTAGTTTGGATAGTTTCAGATAGGGTTTTCCTTTAAAAGCAGGCGAACTGCGCAATTTAGAAAATATAGCACACTTtgtctaagccaatcaaatctcGGAAAATACAATAGGTAATAGTAACTTGACAATCAGCTCAGAGCATAGCGTCGGCGCTGTTGTCTCTTTTTGTATTTGTAGTACTGTAATTTCCGGCCGATTACCCGCACGGCACATTACCCACATCGGTCAATTTTGGCAATAAAGGAAAAATTTTTCGGCAGATAACCCGCAccgaaaacaaaggaaaatcgtGCTTTAAAAGTTCTCACGAAGTTGGATCGACAAGCCATTGAATTGTTTGCGTGGCCGTGGATAGATAGCACGTACTAAAGCcgaacattgaaaaaaaaaatttccatttaGCTGCCAGTTCCATGCCAGTTCAATTTGACCACTTAATTATTCGATGCCTTTATGTTTAGACTCGTTATAATGCACTGCAGCAGAACATGATTTAGTCGATCGATGGTTGAAGTCCGCCATTTTTTAGGTTGAGAGAAAGCTGGGGCAagtgtaaaatttctttttggggATTGGGTCGGGGGTGGGGCagtcaaatcaaaacaaatcaactgcaattttgaaataaataacaatacCTTTAATTAACAAGCAAAGGCCTGCGACTTTTAAGATAACCTTGCAATACTATAAATCTATTTCACCTCAAAACGGTCGATATTTACACGTTTTTTGCTTATTAAATACTTGAATCATTTACAGAAAAACTCGctgtttgtttaaaaaactaCACACCAGTTTATGAAAATCAAACGTTCAGCTCAGAAAGGT
The sequence above is a segment of the Montipora foliosa isolate CH-2021 chromosome 2, ASM3666993v2, whole genome shotgun sequence genome. Coding sequences within it:
- the LOC137991351 gene encoding uncharacterized protein; translation: MNENLSDFCESSNEEVEDVLFSMLTATLFDKVAKGVKTHSVLNIEYSEHKVDATHARINVGTFCYKLLIREIAGITQWNETVDIKYHNEQATNQLNAHLKATIRINPCLMLPGNYARILFSQKNEKHIPHLLESEDQKQNFGKLLTYLRFMTTIFSSNKPLMSGCFINQRPLNLKSCSFLVFHMQGGAIMSKK